The Paenibacillus dendritiformis region CGGCAATTTGATTGAACGCGGCGGCAACATGACTCCGGCAGAGTTGCTGGAGAGCATCGCGCTCAATAAACACAGCTACGCGCTCATTGTCGAGGGCGGGGAGATTGCGGCGGTCGCAGGCGCCGCAGACAAGACGAAGCTGGCCGATTATCCGGAGTTGAAGCCGCTGCTGGAGTCGCCAAAGGCAGGCATGTTCCTGGATAATCAACTGGAGTATGGCGTCTCCCGACAAGCCGGGAAGTATCGCGTCATCGTCGTGTCCAGTCTGCTGGATTTCAGCGAGGGGATCGGATACTATCAGCTGACGCTGCTTGCGGTCGCGATCGCTTCTATCCTGGTGATTTGCGGAACGGTATGGCTGCTTGTAAAACAGTTCATGGTGAAGCCGATCCATGAAGTGGCCGAGACGCTGGACCGGATCGGAGGCGGCGATTTGACGCAGCGCCTCTCTATGGATGTGAACCGGCAGGATATATGGGGAATGGTCGCCCGCGGGGTAGACAACATGACCTCGAATTTGCGGAATCTCATCGAACAGGTCGTCACGACAAGCGACAAGGTTACCGTCACCTCGGGAGACTTCGTCCACAGCGCGCAGGAGACGAGCAAAGCCTCCGAGCAAGTGACTCTCTCCTTGCAAGATATCTCGCAGGGCGTGGACGAGGAAGCGCGCATGCTCCGCAATATCGGCGGCACAATGGAAGACATTACGATGGCTATCGGCGAAGTCGAGCAGGTCGTCAAGTCGATGACGAGCGATTTCACGAGCGCCAGCGAGCTGGTATCGAGCGGCAGCGTCATGGTCAAGGACACGGTGAGCCAAATGAACGAGTTGGCTGAAAACGTCGGCTCCAGCTCCGTCGTCATCACCGAATTGGAGCATCGTTCCGGCAAGGTCGGCGAGATTATCCAGATTATTACCGAGATTGCGGGACAGACGAACCTGCTCGCCCTGAACGCGGCGATTGAAGCGGCCCGAGCCGGAGAGCACGGTCTTGGCTTCGCGGTTGTCGCCAATGAAGTCCGCAAGCTGGCCGATCAATCGAATCAGGCTGCGCTGGAGATCCAGGAGATCATTTCGCTCGTCCAGGCTGATACGCTCCAGGCCGTCGAGTCGATGAGCAAGAGCACGCAGCTGGTCGAGTCGGGAATGGAGAGCGTGAACCAGACCGGGCAAGTGTTCGAAG contains the following coding sequences:
- a CDS encoding methyl-accepting chemotaxis protein — encoded protein: MNAQITSVTKRLKFMGNWWHKSLLARILVPMTLLTLLIIAATSMVNINFLKETITDLMVKDTEQDAAHVGNLIERGGNMTPAELLESIALNKHSYALIVEGGEIAAVAGAADKTKLADYPELKPLLESPKAGMFLDNQLEYGVSRQAGKYRVIVVSSLLDFSEGIGYYQLTLLAVAIASILVICGTVWLLVKQFMVKPIHEVAETLDRIGGGDLTQRLSMDVNRQDIWGMVARGVDNMTSNLRNLIEQVVTTSDKVTVTSGDFVHSAQETSKASEQVTLSLQDISQGVDEEARMLRNIGGTMEDITMAIGEVEQVVKSMTSDFTSASELVSSGSVMVKDTVSQMNELAENVGSSSVVITELEHRSGKVGEIIQIITEIAGQTNLLALNAAIEAARAGEHGLGFAVVANEVRKLADQSNQAALEIQEIISLVQADTLQAVESMSKSTQLVESGMESVNQTGQVFEAIVKTIREVSGNVEMVDAIVQEVNLNAKEIWERVQGIIQISEESSANVQSIAAATEEQNAIMEELALSSEELNRLSGNLREALTKFTV